A window of the Lepisosteus oculatus isolate fLepOcu1 chromosome 14, fLepOcu1.hap2, whole genome shotgun sequence genome harbors these coding sequences:
- the LOC138243391 gene encoding antigen WC1.1-like, which translates to MYKNEIPVALRLAGGTNCSGWVELRYEGPWGTVCDDSWDLQDAQVVCRQLGCGDAVRAEIEASFGPGNGAIWLDEVNCTGSELHLWDCCHSGLNQSDCQHKEDAGVTCTGLAGTTASPTTATGRTRTTPQTQPLEGLSVSPLVLLLLGALLFVVLALLVGQLIQNRKLRKALSKGALAPYHDAVYEEIEYKLAREGTYSTPRRGRFLSDELPSGYDDVEDSEGDPVPGDLITSLKEEIPEYYDDAVTVPQSPDALSGKPMSSVKEEAPEYYDDAFTVPQSPNTVSGRLLSDETPSGYSDVFSSEEDPTSGVLQPGPGVDRVMPTLPSEEGAPAPDRTDYDDVGDDSQGEDGRCETDRAVWENLLQQV; encoded by the exons atgtataaaaatgaaa TCCCCGTGGCTCTGCGCCTGGCTGGAGGCACTAACTGCTCTGGCTGGGTGGAGCTGCGGTATGAGGGCccctgggggacagtctgtgacgactcctgggacctgcaggatgcccaggtggtctgcagacagctgggctgtggggatgCAGTGAGAGCAGAGATAGAGGCCTCATTCGGACCAGGAAACGGCgccatctggctggacgaggtgaaCTGCACAGGCAGTGAGCTTCACCTGTGGGACTGTTGTCACTCTGGACTGAATCAGAGCGACTGTCAACACAAGGAGGATGCAGGGGTTACCTGTACAG GTTTGGCAGGGACAACAGCCAGTCCAACAACAGCTACAG gCAGAACCAGGACAACACCCCAGACACAGCCGCTGGAAGGTCTATCTGTCTCGCCCCTGGTCCTCCTGTTGCTGGGGGCTCTGCTCTTCGTGGTGCTGGCCCTGTTAGTGGGGCAGCTGATCCAGAATAGGAAGCTGAGGAAAG CCCTATCTAAGGGAGCACTCGCCCCCTATCATGATGCAGTCTACGAGGAAATAGAGTACAAACTGGCCAGAGAGGGAACCTACAGCACCCCCAGGAGAG ggagattcCTCTCTGACGAGCTGCCCTCTGGATACGATGATGTGGAagacagtgagggagacccaGTACCAG GAGACTTGATAACCTCTCTGAAAGAAGAGATCCcagagtactatgatgatgctgtAACTGTACCTCAGAGTCCAGATGCCTTGTCAG GAAAGCCGATGTCCTCTGTGAAAGAAGAGGCCCCtgagtactatgatgatgccTTCACTGTGCCCCAGAGTCCAAACACTGTGTCAG GGAGACTCCTCTCTGATGAGACACCCTCTGGGTACAGTGATGTGTTTAGCAGTGAGGAAGACCCCACTTCAG gtgtcctccagcctggccctggagtggacagggtcatgcccacactgccctctgaagAAGGAGCCCCTGCCCCTGACAGGACTGACTACGATGATGTTGGGGATGACTCTCAGGGAGAGGATGGGCGCTGTGAGACTGACAGAGCTGTCTGGGAGAACCTCCTCCAGCAGGTCTAG